In Drosophila teissieri strain GT53w chromosome 2R, Prin_Dtei_1.1, whole genome shotgun sequence, the following proteins share a genomic window:
- the LOC122612269 gene encoding heat shock factor protein isoform X1 has product MSRRSSAKAVQFKHESEEEEDDEEEQLPSRRMHSYGDAATIGSGVPAFLAKLWRLVDDADTNRLICWTKDGQSFVIQNQAQFAKELLPLNYKHNNMASFIRQLNMYGFHKITSIDNGGLRFDRDEIEFSHPFFKRNSPFLLDQIKRKISNNKNGDDKSVLKQEAVSKILSDVKVMRGRQDNLDSRFSAMKQENEVLWREIASLRQKHAKQQQIVNKLIQFLISIVQPSRNMSGVKRHMQLMINDTPEIDRARTTSETESEGGGGPVIHELSEELLDEVMNPSPAGYTAASQYDQESVSPLAVERPRSNISISSHNVDYSNQSVEDLLLQGNGTAGGNLLVGGATSPMAQSVSQSPAQQVVYTVTEAPDSHVQEVPNSPPYHEEQNVLTTPMVREQEQKRQQLKEQNRLRRQTGDIVIDAGELLVDSSSPKAQRTSSQHSRQPDVMVQPMIIKSEPENSSGLMELMTPANADLYNVNFISEDMPTDIFEDTLLPDGVAEAAKLDQQQKFGQTTVSSGKFASNFDVPTNSTLLDANQASTSKAAAKAQASEEKGMAVAKYTGAENGSNRDPNTGQLLRMASVLVDQKHSNSSRISHNQAANSYCCSDDLHGHLDNMQDELETLKDLLRGDGVAIDQNMLLGAPSRTPNFQLPEDELLLKLFNDSDLMDNYGLSFPNDSMSSEKKAPSGSELISYQPMYDLSDILDTDDGNKDQEASRRQLQTQSSVLNTPRHEL; this is encoded by the exons ATGTCCAGGCGTTCATCCGCTAAAGCCGTGCAGTTCAAGCACGAAtcggaggaagaggaggacgacgaggaggagcagctgccttCCAGGAGAATGCACTCTTACGGAGACGCGGCCACCATCGGAAGCGGGGTGCCGGCCTTTTTAGCCAAGTTGTGGCGCCTGGTGGATGATGCCGATACCAATCGCTTGATTTGCTGGACCAAG gATGGCCAAAGTTTCGTTATACAAAATCAGGCGCAATTCGCCAAGGAACTATTGCCACTGAACTACAAGCACAATAACATGGCCAGTTTCATAAGGCAATTGAATATGT ATGGATTCCACAAGATCACCTCTATTGACAACGGCGGATTGCGTTTTGATCGCGACGAGATTGAATTTTCACATCCATTTTTCAAACGCAACTCGCCTTTTCTCTTGGACCAaatcaaaaggaaaatatcgaacaacaaaaatgggGACGACAAGAGTGTGCTGAAGCAGGAGGCCGTGTCTAAGATCCTCAGCGATGTGAAGGTCATGCGGGGTCGCCAGGACAATCTGGACTCGCGCTTCTCCGCCATGAAACAGGAGAACGAGGTGCTATGGCGCGAGATTGCCAGCCTGCGTCAAAAGCAtgcaaaacagcaacagataGTCAACAAACTGATCCAGTTCCTAATCTCCATCGTGCAACCGTCGCGCAACATGTCTGGCGTGAAGCGCCACATGCAGTTAATGATCAACGATACGCCGGAAATCGATCGCGCACGCACCACCAGCGAAACGGAGAGCGAGGGTGGCGGCGGTCCTGTTATCCACGAGCTTAGCGAGGAGCTGCTTGATGAGGTGATGAATCCATCACCGGCCGGTTACACGGCAGCATCACAGTACGACCAAGAGAGTGTCTCTCCCCTGGCCGTTGAGCGTCCGCGATCTAACATAAGCATTAGCTCGCACAACGTCGATTACTCGAATCAGAGTGTGGAGGACTTGCTGCTCCAGGGAAATGGAACCGCTGGCGGTAATCTTCTGGTAGGCGGAGCCACTTCTCCGATGGCCCAAAGTGTTAGTCAATCGCCGGCACAACAAGTTGTCTACACGGTCACCGAGGCGCCCGATTCTCATGTCCAGGAAGTGCCAAACAGTCCGCCTTATCACGAGGAGCAGAATGTACTCACCACGCCCATGGtgcgggagcaggagcagaagcgtCAGCAGCTTAAGGAGCAGAACAGGCTGCGACGACAGACGGGCGACATTGTAATTGATGCTGGAGAGTTACTCGTTGATAGTTCGTCGCCCAAGGCGCAACGGACGAGCAGCCAGCATAGTAGACAACCTGATGTGATGGTCCAGCCAATGATTATCAAGTCTGAGCCGGAAAACAGCTCCGGACTGATGGAGCTTATGACTCCCGCAAACGCAGATCTGTACAATGTCAACTTCATCAGTGAGGATATGCCAACGGATATTTTTGAA GATACTCTGCTTCCTGACGGCGTGGCAGAGGCAGCCAAACTGGATCAGCAGCAGAAATTTGGGCAAACGACAGTGAGCAGCGGAAAATTTGCCAGCAACTTCGATGTGCCCACCAACAGTACTCTGCTGGATGCCAATCAAGCCTCGACATCGAAGGCAGCGGCCAAGGCGCAAGCCTCTGAGGAAAAGGGCATGGCTGTGGCCAAATACACTGGCGCTGAGAACGGAAGCAACCGAGATCCCAACACCGGTCAACTCCTCAGGATGGCTTCAGTGTTAGTAGACCAGAAGCATTCAAACTCAAGTCGGATAAGCCATAATCAAGCGGCTAATTCTTACTGTTGCAGTGACGACCTCCATGGGCACTTGGACAACATGCAAGATGAGTTGGAAACACTGAAGGATCTACTGCGTGGCGATGGGGTGGCCATTGATCAAAACATGCTCTTGGGT GCGCCTAGCAGGACGCCAAATTTTCAGTTGCCGGAGGACGAGCTGCTTTTAAAG CTGTTCAACGACTCTGATCTGATGGACAACTATGGCCTATCGTTTCCCAATGACAGCATGAGCAGTGAAAAGAAAG CGCCCAGTGGCTCTGAACTGATTTCTTATCAGCCCATGTATGATCTGTCCGACATCTTGGACACGGACGATGGCAACAAGGATCAGGAGGCCAGCAGGCGCCAGCTGCAGACGCAGAGTTCGGTCTTAAATACGCCACGTCACGAGTTGTAA
- the LOC122612269 gene encoding heat shock factor protein isoform X3: protein MSRRSSAKAVQFKHESEEEEDDEEEQLPSRRMHSYGDAATIGSGVPAFLAKLWRLVDDADTNRLICWTKDGQSFVIQNQAQFAKELLPLNYKHNNMASFIRQLNMYGFHKITSIDNGGLRFDRDEIEFSHPFFKRNSPFLLDQIKRKISNNKNGDDKSVLKQEAVSKILSDVKVMRGRQDNLDSRFSAMKQENEVLWREIASLRQKHAKQQQIVNKLIQFLISIVQPSRNMSGVKRHMQLMINDTPEIDRARTTSETESEGGGGPVIHELSEELLDEVMNPSPAGYTAASQYDQESVSPLAVERPRSNISISSHNVDYSNQSVEDLLLQGNGTAGGNLLVGGATSPMAQSVSQSPAQQVVYTVTEAPDSHVQEVPNSPPYHEEQNVLTTPMVREQEQKRQQLKEQNRLRRQTGDIVIDAGELLVDSSSPKAQRTSSQHSRQPDVMVQPMIIKSEPENSSGLMELMTPANADLYNVNFISEDMPTDIFEDTLLPDGVAEAAKLDQQQKFGQTTVSSGKFASNFDVPTNSTLLDANQASTSKAAAKAQASEEKGMAVAKYTGAENGSNRDPNTGQLLRMASVDDLHGHLDNMQDELETLKDLLRGDGVAIDQNMLLGAPSRTPNFQLPEDELLLKLFNDSDLMDNYGLSFPNDSMSSEKKAPSGSELISYQPMYDLSDILDTDDGNKDQEASRRQLQTQSSVLNTPRHEL from the exons ATGTCCAGGCGTTCATCCGCTAAAGCCGTGCAGTTCAAGCACGAAtcggaggaagaggaggacgacgaggaggagcagctgccttCCAGGAGAATGCACTCTTACGGAGACGCGGCCACCATCGGAAGCGGGGTGCCGGCCTTTTTAGCCAAGTTGTGGCGCCTGGTGGATGATGCCGATACCAATCGCTTGATTTGCTGGACCAAG gATGGCCAAAGTTTCGTTATACAAAATCAGGCGCAATTCGCCAAGGAACTATTGCCACTGAACTACAAGCACAATAACATGGCCAGTTTCATAAGGCAATTGAATATGT ATGGATTCCACAAGATCACCTCTATTGACAACGGCGGATTGCGTTTTGATCGCGACGAGATTGAATTTTCACATCCATTTTTCAAACGCAACTCGCCTTTTCTCTTGGACCAaatcaaaaggaaaatatcgaacaacaaaaatgggGACGACAAGAGTGTGCTGAAGCAGGAGGCCGTGTCTAAGATCCTCAGCGATGTGAAGGTCATGCGGGGTCGCCAGGACAATCTGGACTCGCGCTTCTCCGCCATGAAACAGGAGAACGAGGTGCTATGGCGCGAGATTGCCAGCCTGCGTCAAAAGCAtgcaaaacagcaacagataGTCAACAAACTGATCCAGTTCCTAATCTCCATCGTGCAACCGTCGCGCAACATGTCTGGCGTGAAGCGCCACATGCAGTTAATGATCAACGATACGCCGGAAATCGATCGCGCACGCACCACCAGCGAAACGGAGAGCGAGGGTGGCGGCGGTCCTGTTATCCACGAGCTTAGCGAGGAGCTGCTTGATGAGGTGATGAATCCATCACCGGCCGGTTACACGGCAGCATCACAGTACGACCAAGAGAGTGTCTCTCCCCTGGCCGTTGAGCGTCCGCGATCTAACATAAGCATTAGCTCGCACAACGTCGATTACTCGAATCAGAGTGTGGAGGACTTGCTGCTCCAGGGAAATGGAACCGCTGGCGGTAATCTTCTGGTAGGCGGAGCCACTTCTCCGATGGCCCAAAGTGTTAGTCAATCGCCGGCACAACAAGTTGTCTACACGGTCACCGAGGCGCCCGATTCTCATGTCCAGGAAGTGCCAAACAGTCCGCCTTATCACGAGGAGCAGAATGTACTCACCACGCCCATGGtgcgggagcaggagcagaagcgtCAGCAGCTTAAGGAGCAGAACAGGCTGCGACGACAGACGGGCGACATTGTAATTGATGCTGGAGAGTTACTCGTTGATAGTTCGTCGCCCAAGGCGCAACGGACGAGCAGCCAGCATAGTAGACAACCTGATGTGATGGTCCAGCCAATGATTATCAAGTCTGAGCCGGAAAACAGCTCCGGACTGATGGAGCTTATGACTCCCGCAAACGCAGATCTGTACAATGTCAACTTCATCAGTGAGGATATGCCAACGGATATTTTTGAA GATACTCTGCTTCCTGACGGCGTGGCAGAGGCAGCCAAACTGGATCAGCAGCAGAAATTTGGGCAAACGACAGTGAGCAGCGGAAAATTTGCCAGCAACTTCGATGTGCCCACCAACAGTACTCTGCTGGATGCCAATCAAGCCTCGACATCGAAGGCAGCGGCCAAGGCGCAAGCCTCTGAGGAAAAGGGCATGGCTGTGGCCAAATACACTGGCGCTGAGAACGGAAGCAACCGAGATCCCAACACCGGTCAACTCCTCAGGATGGCTTCAGT TGACGACCTCCATGGGCACTTGGACAACATGCAAGATGAGTTGGAAACACTGAAGGATCTACTGCGTGGCGATGGGGTGGCCATTGATCAAAACATGCTCTTGGGT GCGCCTAGCAGGACGCCAAATTTTCAGTTGCCGGAGGACGAGCTGCTTTTAAAG CTGTTCAACGACTCTGATCTGATGGACAACTATGGCCTATCGTTTCCCAATGACAGCATGAGCAGTGAAAAGAAAG CGCCCAGTGGCTCTGAACTGATTTCTTATCAGCCCATGTATGATCTGTCCGACATCTTGGACACGGACGATGGCAACAAGGATCAGGAGGCCAGCAGGCGCCAGCTGCAGACGCAGAGTTCGGTCTTAAATACGCCACGTCACGAGTTGTAA
- the LOC122613923 gene encoding uncharacterized protein LOC122613923, with protein sequence MSRRSVNQDTTSKSEKMQRYYAERETTGPEFDDRLIKLVRSNPAIYDVSHPHYRRNPVRVDIWDRIANELGASSRFLQTKWKNIRYNYLQEVKAIETGQANPNVRKRRFTEDLSFLQNTAQTYNVKKSLSYVNQQNGGGSDNDSNSFFYPDPEHLKIDASEGYDIIELDNSDDGSNSDDNEIVPELQLAKTDLSLPTTLNGTSSSNHSQEHDHASSPASSPLLTPMVVMGNGYDQEVHTPQQQAQEEKPVNNHSLSNGEVTIEPIYKPAAVRRTLPSDFLTNPFKRKASRAPLQTQVTPSLNDPIELYCLSLVDTLRSMPRSERERVKFEFASILKDAKYKDEC encoded by the exons ATGAGCCGGAGGAGCGTTAACCAGGACACCACTAGCAAGTCGGAGAAGATGCAGCGCTACTACGCGGAGCGCGAGACCACAGGACCCGAGTTCG ACGATCGCCTGATAAAGCTGGTGCGCTCCAATCCGGCCATATACGATGTCAGCCATCCGCACTATCGTCGTAATCCAGTGCGAGTGGACATATGGGATCGGATTGCCAACGAACTGGGCGCTTCCT CTCGATTCCTGCAGACCAAGTGGAAGAACATACGTTACAACTATCTGCAGGAGGTGAAGGCGATTGAGACGGGACAGGCGAATCCGAATGTGCGCAAACGGCGCTTCACCGAGGATCTGTCCTTTCTGCAGAACACGGCCCAAACCTACAATGTGAAGAAATCCCTGAGCTATGTGAATCAACAGAATGGTGGGGGAAGTGACAACGACAGCAATAGCTTCTTCTATCCCGATCCGGAGCACCTGAAGATCGACGCCTCGGAGGGCTACGACATCATCGAGCTGGACAACAGCGACGATGGCTCCAATAGCGACGACAACGAGATTGTGCCCGAGTTGCAGCTGGCCAAGACGGATCTATCCCTGCCGACGACACTGAACGGCACCAGTAGCAGCAATCACAGCCAGGAACATGACCACGCCAGCTCGCCGGCCTCCTCGCCCCTGCTAACGCCTATGGTGGTAATGGGCAATGGCTACGATCAGGAGGTGCATACCCCACAGCAGCAGGCACAAGAGGAAAAACCGGTCAACAATCACTCGCTGTCCAACGGAGAAGTGACCATTGAACCCATCTACAAGCCTGCGGCCGTCAGACGCACGTTACCCAGCGATTTTCTAACCAATCCCTTCAAGCGTAAGGCCTCCAGAGCGCCGCTTCAGACCCAAGTGACGCCGTCCCTCAACGATCCCATCGAGCTGTACTGCCTCTCGCTGGTGGACACACTTCGCAGCATGCCCAGATCGGAACGGGAGCGGGTCAAGTTCGAGTTCGCCAGCATCCTGAAGGACGCCAAATACAAGGACGAGTGCTAA
- the LOC122613088 gene encoding serine protease inhibitor 42Dd, translating into MFDFNLEFARGGARFTSELFQLLSAGGFKENVVFSPFSIQTCIALAFAGSQGETADEIAKALHFVSNFPPEVAQTFQFVLEKYRNSNLLRVANKLYVQEGKQLKADYQAAIKEQYHSEAESINFALSDAAAQAINAWVNAKTQGKITELVSADSFSDNTRLVLLNALHFKGSWAHKFNEQRTEEDIFWVGEEEQVKINYMNQKAKFNYGYFEDLGCTALEMPYQDSDLSMFVLLPQERTGLYPLAEKLKTVNLVDLADKLTVEEVHVKFPKFKVDYSLELAEKLKKLGINKMFTDGAEFNNLLESPEGVFVSKVLHKATIEVNEEGTEAAAATGMIMMTRMMTFPLQFQADRPFLYVIWNKKNILFAGAFVKAA; encoded by the exons ATGTTCGACTTCAATTTGGAATTTGCGCGTGGAGGTGCCCGCTTCACCAGcgagcttttccagcttttgaGCGCTGGTGGCTTCAAGGAGAACGTAGTCTTCTCGCCCTTCTCCATCCAAACGTGCATTGCCCTGGCCTTTGCCGGATCACAGGGCGAAACCGCCGACGAGATCGCCAAGGCACTGCACTTTGTGTCCAACTTTCCGCCGGAGGTGGCCCAGACCTTCCAGTTTGTGCTAGAGAAGTATCGCAATAGCAACCTGCTGCGGGTGGCCAACAAGCTGTACGTGCAGGAGGGCAAGCAGCTGAAGGCCGACTACCAGGCGGCGATCAAGGAGCAGTACCATTCCGAGGCGGAGTCCATTAACTTTGCGCTCAGCGATGCCGCCGCCCAGGCCATCAATGCCTGGGTGAATGCCAAGACGCAGGGCAAGATTACGGAGCTGGTCAGCGCGGACTCATTCTCGGACAACACCCGGCTGGTCCTGCTCAATGCCCTCCACTTCAAGGGCAGCTGGGCGCACAAGTTCAACGAGCAGCGCACCGAGGAGGATATCTTCTGGGTgggcgaggaggagcaggttAAGATCAACTACATGAACCAGAAGGCCAAGTTCAACTATGGCTACTTTGAAGATCTGGGTTGCACTGCTCTCGAGATGCCATACCAGGACTCGGATCTATCCATGTTCGTGCTGCTGCCGCAGGAGCGGACGGGACTTTACCCCCTAGCCGAGAAGCTGAAGACTGTGAACCTGGTGGATTTGGCCGACAAGTTGACCGTCGAAGAGGTCCATGTCAAGTTCCCCAAGTTCAAGGTGGACTACTCCCTGGAATTGGCCGAGAAGCTGAAGAAG CTGGGCATCAACAAAATGTTTACGGATGGAGCTGAGTTTAACAATCTGCTGGAATCCCCCGAGGGCGTCTTTGTGTCCAAGGTGCTGCACAAGGCCACCATCGAGGTCAACGAGGAGGGCACGGAGGCGGCGGCTGCCACCGGCATGATCATGATGACCCGCATGATGACCTTCCCCCTGCAGTTCCAGGCGGACCGGCCCTTCCTCTACGTCATCTGGAACAAGAAGAACATCCTCTTCGCCGGCGCCTTCGTTAAGGCTGCTTAA
- the LOC122612269 gene encoding heat shock factor protein isoform X2: MSRRSSAKAVQFKHESEEEEDDEEEQLPSRRMHSYGDAATIGSGVPAFLAKLWRLVDDADTNRLICWTKDGQSFVIQNQAQFAKELLPLNYKHNNMASFIRQLNMYGFHKITSIDNGGLRFDRDEIEFSHPFFKRNSPFLLDQIKRKISNNKNGDDKSVLKQEAVSKILSDVKVMRGRQDNLDSRFSAMKQENEVLWREIASLRQKHAKQQQIVNKLIQFLISIVQPSRNMSGVKRHMQLMINDTPEIDRARTTSETESEGGGGPVIHELSEELLDEVMNPSPAGYTAASQYDQESVSPLAVERPRSNISISSHNVDYSNQSVEDLLLQGNGTAGGNLLVGGATSPMAQSVSQSPAQQVVYTVTEAPDSHVQEVPNSPPYHEEQNVLTTPMVREQEQKRQQLKEQNRLRRQTGDIVIDAGELLVDSSSPKAQRTSSQHSRQPDVMVQPMIIKSEPENSSGLMELMTPANADLYNVNFISEDMPTDIFEDTLLPDGVAEAAKLDQQQKFGQTTVSSGKFASNFDVPTNSTLLDANQASTSKAAAKAQASEEKGMAVAKYTGAENGSNRDPNTGQLLRMASVLVDQKHSNSSRISHNQAANSYCCSDDLHGHLDNMQDELETLKDLLRGDGVAIDQNMLLGLFNDSDLMDNYGLSFPNDSMSSEKKAPSGSELISYQPMYDLSDILDTDDGNKDQEASRRQLQTQSSVLNTPRHEL, encoded by the exons ATGTCCAGGCGTTCATCCGCTAAAGCCGTGCAGTTCAAGCACGAAtcggaggaagaggaggacgacgaggaggagcagctgccttCCAGGAGAATGCACTCTTACGGAGACGCGGCCACCATCGGAAGCGGGGTGCCGGCCTTTTTAGCCAAGTTGTGGCGCCTGGTGGATGATGCCGATACCAATCGCTTGATTTGCTGGACCAAG gATGGCCAAAGTTTCGTTATACAAAATCAGGCGCAATTCGCCAAGGAACTATTGCCACTGAACTACAAGCACAATAACATGGCCAGTTTCATAAGGCAATTGAATATGT ATGGATTCCACAAGATCACCTCTATTGACAACGGCGGATTGCGTTTTGATCGCGACGAGATTGAATTTTCACATCCATTTTTCAAACGCAACTCGCCTTTTCTCTTGGACCAaatcaaaaggaaaatatcgaacaacaaaaatgggGACGACAAGAGTGTGCTGAAGCAGGAGGCCGTGTCTAAGATCCTCAGCGATGTGAAGGTCATGCGGGGTCGCCAGGACAATCTGGACTCGCGCTTCTCCGCCATGAAACAGGAGAACGAGGTGCTATGGCGCGAGATTGCCAGCCTGCGTCAAAAGCAtgcaaaacagcaacagataGTCAACAAACTGATCCAGTTCCTAATCTCCATCGTGCAACCGTCGCGCAACATGTCTGGCGTGAAGCGCCACATGCAGTTAATGATCAACGATACGCCGGAAATCGATCGCGCACGCACCACCAGCGAAACGGAGAGCGAGGGTGGCGGCGGTCCTGTTATCCACGAGCTTAGCGAGGAGCTGCTTGATGAGGTGATGAATCCATCACCGGCCGGTTACACGGCAGCATCACAGTACGACCAAGAGAGTGTCTCTCCCCTGGCCGTTGAGCGTCCGCGATCTAACATAAGCATTAGCTCGCACAACGTCGATTACTCGAATCAGAGTGTGGAGGACTTGCTGCTCCAGGGAAATGGAACCGCTGGCGGTAATCTTCTGGTAGGCGGAGCCACTTCTCCGATGGCCCAAAGTGTTAGTCAATCGCCGGCACAACAAGTTGTCTACACGGTCACCGAGGCGCCCGATTCTCATGTCCAGGAAGTGCCAAACAGTCCGCCTTATCACGAGGAGCAGAATGTACTCACCACGCCCATGGtgcgggagcaggagcagaagcgtCAGCAGCTTAAGGAGCAGAACAGGCTGCGACGACAGACGGGCGACATTGTAATTGATGCTGGAGAGTTACTCGTTGATAGTTCGTCGCCCAAGGCGCAACGGACGAGCAGCCAGCATAGTAGACAACCTGATGTGATGGTCCAGCCAATGATTATCAAGTCTGAGCCGGAAAACAGCTCCGGACTGATGGAGCTTATGACTCCCGCAAACGCAGATCTGTACAATGTCAACTTCATCAGTGAGGATATGCCAACGGATATTTTTGAA GATACTCTGCTTCCTGACGGCGTGGCAGAGGCAGCCAAACTGGATCAGCAGCAGAAATTTGGGCAAACGACAGTGAGCAGCGGAAAATTTGCCAGCAACTTCGATGTGCCCACCAACAGTACTCTGCTGGATGCCAATCAAGCCTCGACATCGAAGGCAGCGGCCAAGGCGCAAGCCTCTGAGGAAAAGGGCATGGCTGTGGCCAAATACACTGGCGCTGAGAACGGAAGCAACCGAGATCCCAACACCGGTCAACTCCTCAGGATGGCTTCAGTGTTAGTAGACCAGAAGCATTCAAACTCAAGTCGGATAAGCCATAATCAAGCGGCTAATTCTTACTGTTGCAGTGACGACCTCCATGGGCACTTGGACAACATGCAAGATGAGTTGGAAACACTGAAGGATCTACTGCGTGGCGATGGGGTGGCCATTGATCAAAACATGCTCTTGGGT CTGTTCAACGACTCTGATCTGATGGACAACTATGGCCTATCGTTTCCCAATGACAGCATGAGCAGTGAAAAGAAAG CGCCCAGTGGCTCTGAACTGATTTCTTATCAGCCCATGTATGATCTGTCCGACATCTTGGACACGGACGATGGCAACAAGGATCAGGAGGCCAGCAGGCGCCAGCTGCAGACGCAGAGTTCGGTCTTAAATACGCCACGTCACGAGTTGTAA
- the LOC122612269 gene encoding heat shock factor protein isoform X4 codes for MSRRSSAKAVQFKHESEEEEDDEEEQLPSRRMHSYGDAATIGSGVPAFLAKLWRLVDDADTNRLICWTKDGQSFVIQNQAQFAKELLPLNYKHNNMASFIRQLNMYGFHKITSIDNGGLRFDRDEIEFSHPFFKRNSPFLLDQIKRKISNNKNGDDKSVLKQEAVSKILSDVKVMRGRQDNLDSRFSAMKQENEVLWREIASLRQKHAKQQQIVNKLIQFLISIVQPSRNMSGVKRHMQLMINDTPEIDRARTTSETESEGGGGPVIHELSEELLDEVMNPSPAGYTAASQYDQESVSPLAVERPRSNISISSHNVDYSNQSVEDLLLQGNGTAGGNLLVGGATSPMAQSVSQSPAQQVVYTVTEAPDSHVQEVPNSPPYHEEQNVLTTPMVREQEQKRQQLKEQNRLRRQTGDIVIDAGELLVDSSSPKAQRTSSQHSRQPDVMVQPMIIKSEPENSSGLMELMTPANADLYNVNFISEDMPTDIFEDTLLPDGVAEAAKLDQQQKFGQTTVSSGKFASNFDVPTNSTLLDANQASTSKAAAKAQASEEKGMAVAKYTGAENGSNRDPNTGQLLRMASVDDLHGHLDNMQDELETLKDLLRGDGVAIDQNMLLGLFNDSDLMDNYGLSFPNDSMSSEKKAPSGSELISYQPMYDLSDILDTDDGNKDQEASRRQLQTQSSVLNTPRHEL; via the exons ATGTCCAGGCGTTCATCCGCTAAAGCCGTGCAGTTCAAGCACGAAtcggaggaagaggaggacgacgaggaggagcagctgccttCCAGGAGAATGCACTCTTACGGAGACGCGGCCACCATCGGAAGCGGGGTGCCGGCCTTTTTAGCCAAGTTGTGGCGCCTGGTGGATGATGCCGATACCAATCGCTTGATTTGCTGGACCAAG gATGGCCAAAGTTTCGTTATACAAAATCAGGCGCAATTCGCCAAGGAACTATTGCCACTGAACTACAAGCACAATAACATGGCCAGTTTCATAAGGCAATTGAATATGT ATGGATTCCACAAGATCACCTCTATTGACAACGGCGGATTGCGTTTTGATCGCGACGAGATTGAATTTTCACATCCATTTTTCAAACGCAACTCGCCTTTTCTCTTGGACCAaatcaaaaggaaaatatcgaacaacaaaaatgggGACGACAAGAGTGTGCTGAAGCAGGAGGCCGTGTCTAAGATCCTCAGCGATGTGAAGGTCATGCGGGGTCGCCAGGACAATCTGGACTCGCGCTTCTCCGCCATGAAACAGGAGAACGAGGTGCTATGGCGCGAGATTGCCAGCCTGCGTCAAAAGCAtgcaaaacagcaacagataGTCAACAAACTGATCCAGTTCCTAATCTCCATCGTGCAACCGTCGCGCAACATGTCTGGCGTGAAGCGCCACATGCAGTTAATGATCAACGATACGCCGGAAATCGATCGCGCACGCACCACCAGCGAAACGGAGAGCGAGGGTGGCGGCGGTCCTGTTATCCACGAGCTTAGCGAGGAGCTGCTTGATGAGGTGATGAATCCATCACCGGCCGGTTACACGGCAGCATCACAGTACGACCAAGAGAGTGTCTCTCCCCTGGCCGTTGAGCGTCCGCGATCTAACATAAGCATTAGCTCGCACAACGTCGATTACTCGAATCAGAGTGTGGAGGACTTGCTGCTCCAGGGAAATGGAACCGCTGGCGGTAATCTTCTGGTAGGCGGAGCCACTTCTCCGATGGCCCAAAGTGTTAGTCAATCGCCGGCACAACAAGTTGTCTACACGGTCACCGAGGCGCCCGATTCTCATGTCCAGGAAGTGCCAAACAGTCCGCCTTATCACGAGGAGCAGAATGTACTCACCACGCCCATGGtgcgggagcaggagcagaagcgtCAGCAGCTTAAGGAGCAGAACAGGCTGCGACGACAGACGGGCGACATTGTAATTGATGCTGGAGAGTTACTCGTTGATAGTTCGTCGCCCAAGGCGCAACGGACGAGCAGCCAGCATAGTAGACAACCTGATGTGATGGTCCAGCCAATGATTATCAAGTCTGAGCCGGAAAACAGCTCCGGACTGATGGAGCTTATGACTCCCGCAAACGCAGATCTGTACAATGTCAACTTCATCAGTGAGGATATGCCAACGGATATTTTTGAA GATACTCTGCTTCCTGACGGCGTGGCAGAGGCAGCCAAACTGGATCAGCAGCAGAAATTTGGGCAAACGACAGTGAGCAGCGGAAAATTTGCCAGCAACTTCGATGTGCCCACCAACAGTACTCTGCTGGATGCCAATCAAGCCTCGACATCGAAGGCAGCGGCCAAGGCGCAAGCCTCTGAGGAAAAGGGCATGGCTGTGGCCAAATACACTGGCGCTGAGAACGGAAGCAACCGAGATCCCAACACCGGTCAACTCCTCAGGATGGCTTCAGT TGACGACCTCCATGGGCACTTGGACAACATGCAAGATGAGTTGGAAACACTGAAGGATCTACTGCGTGGCGATGGGGTGGCCATTGATCAAAACATGCTCTTGGGT CTGTTCAACGACTCTGATCTGATGGACAACTATGGCCTATCGTTTCCCAATGACAGCATGAGCAGTGAAAAGAAAG CGCCCAGTGGCTCTGAACTGATTTCTTATCAGCCCATGTATGATCTGTCCGACATCTTGGACACGGACGATGGCAACAAGGATCAGGAGGCCAGCAGGCGCCAGCTGCAGACGCAGAGTTCGGTCTTAAATACGCCACGTCACGAGTTGTAA